CCTGTGCCCTGGTGCTGCTGCTGGCCGCGCCGGCTGTCTGGGCGCAGGCTCCGGGGGGCGCGGCGCCAGCGGGCGCGCTGCCGCTGGTGATCGGCTCGGGCCCTGGCGGCGCCAGCTATTCGGTGCCCATCCAGACGCTGCTGTTCTTCACGGCGCTGTCGTTTTTGCCGGCGGTGCTGCTCATGATGACGGGCTTCACCCGCATCGTGATCGTGCTGTCGCTGCTGCGCCAGGCCATCGGCACGCAGCAGGCGCCGCCCAACCAGGTCGTCGTCGGCCTGTCGCTGTTCTTGACCATGTTCGTCATGGGCCCCACGCTGGACCGAGTGTACCAGGAGGCCTACGTGCCCTACACCGCCAACGAGATTACCTTCGAGCAGGCGGCGCAAAGGGCCGAGGTGCCCATGCGCGGCTTCATGCTCAAGCAGACGCGCCAGTCGGACTTCGCCCTGTTCGCCCGCCTGGCCAAGCTGGAGCCGAACGTGACGGCCGAGACCGCGCCGCTGCGGGTGCTGGTGCCAGCTTTTGTCACCAGCGAGCTCAAATCGGCCTTCCAG
The DNA window shown above is from Pulveribacter suum and carries:
- the fliP gene encoding flagellar type III secretion system pore protein FliP (The bacterial flagellar biogenesis protein FliP forms a type III secretion system (T3SS)-type pore required for flagellar assembly.) gives rise to the protein MTERRCGPWLACALVLLLAAPAVWAQAPGGAAPAGALPLVIGSGPGGASYSVPIQTLLFFTALSFLPAVLLMMTGFTRIVIVLSLLRQAIGTQQAPPNQVVVGLSLFLTMFVMGPTLDRVYQEAYVPYTANEITFEQAAQRAEVPMRGFMLKQTRQSDFALFARLAKLEPNVTAETAPLRVLVPAFVTSELKSAFQIGFMIFIPFLIIDMVVSSVLMSLGMMMLSPVLVALPFKLMLFVLADGWNLLIGSLAASFAT